The following proteins are co-located in the Palaemon carinicauda isolate YSFRI2023 chromosome 3, ASM3689809v2, whole genome shotgun sequence genome:
- the LOC137638483 gene encoding uncharacterized protein, giving the protein MTSTALECGVCSSRFSEDQNPRLLPCSHSLCVYCIEGIISTKNLTCPFCRKKFIASAAEDVTLNRDLLNVAMQLSSLDLGPKASSVTSSSTSGRKSFEDFNENFRNNFTKRALSACSDAKSKIVQAVGRLKKLNEDMEYGNSEICLIRSMLLRLEKDIYDNVHTIKVKTKLLNDRVHALHEEEQKIKRADESLQKAKDFASSRIILDKYESLFVRAHRKVEEIEVLLPETEEDVEKLVKNWIMIQRSLKHVADTIEERIEEDFHKIYVVKTFEGVKRVVPLRIGLRNTVTLMNQLKEEEEAEVPVNSSYIRLDSLMNKSPRRVFLDFGADGSFLGRMIITVRDDGYLAQNFLHMCAGDLGHSYQHSPIFSIANLGKPGESVCLGNYYEEAVGEGVAVSQPVLTEVNWAQESNRDIYKATQVKMGEVRGFFPRGVVSRFCIILRSDGERQGRDYIGEVEEGLTVLSDAIRIYPEYERIRIDNCGLVFTF; this is encoded by the exons ACGTCTACTGCCTTGGAGTGTGGCGTGTGTAGCAGCCGGTTCAGTGAAGACCAGAACCCTAGACTCCTGCCCTGCTCCCACTCTTTATGTGTGTATTGCATCGAGGGAATCATTTCCACCAAAAATCTTACATGTCCTTTCTGTAGGAAGAAATTCATAGCCAGCGCAGCCGAAGACGTGACACTTAACAGAGACCTCCTTAATGTTGCAATGCAACTTTCTTCTTTGGATTTGGGACCCAAGGCCTCTTCCGTAACCTCCTCCTCCACTAGTGGAAGGAAATCCTTTGAAGATTTCAATGAgaatttcagaaataatttcactaaGAGGGCCCTTTCTGCGTGCAGTGACGCAAAGTCTAAGATTGTGCAAGCTGTTGGTAGGCTCAAGAAGTTAAATGAGGACATGGAATATGGCAACTCAGAAATTTGTTTGATAAGGTCAATGCTTTTACGCCTAGAGAAGGATATTTACGATAATGTGCATACTATCAAAGTGAAAACGAAACTGCTAAATGATAGGGTGCATGCATTACATGAAGAGGAACAAAAAATCAAGCGTGCGGATGAAAGCCTGCAAAAGGCCAAAGACTTTGCTTCGTCTAGAATCATTTTAGACAAATATGAAAGCCTCTTTGTTAGAGCTCACCgaaaggtggaggaaatcgaaGTGCTTCTTCCGGAGACTGAAGAGGATGTAGAGAAACTTGTGAAG AATTGGATCATGATACAAAGGAGTCTAAAGCATGTTGCGGATACAATAGAGGAAAGAATCGAGGAAGACTTCCACAAGATCTATGTGGTGAAGACTTTCGAAGGCGTAAAGAGGGTGGTTCCACTCAGGATCGGGTTGAGAAACACTGTCACTCTGATGAATCAGCTTAAGGAGGAAGAAGAGGCAGAAGTTCCCGTAAACAGCTCTTATATAAGA CTTGACTCCCTAATGAACAAGAGTCCCCGAAGGGTGTTCCTCGATTTTGGAGCCGACGGAAGTTTCCTGGGAAGGATGATCATCACCGTAAGGGACGATGGATACCTGGCTCAAAATTTCCTCCACATGTGCGCTGGAGATCTGGGACACTCTTACCAACACTCTCCTATCTTCTCCATAGCAAACCTCGGTAAACCCGGTGAGAGCGTCTGCCTAGGGAATTATTATGAAGAGGCAGTGGGGGAGGGTGTAGCCGTATCCCAGCCGGTGTTAACGGAAGTGAATTGGGCTCAAGAAAGCAATAGGGATATATACAAAGCAACGCAAGTCAAAATGGGGGAAGTGAGGGGGTTTTTCCCCCGTGGCGTTGTGTCGCGGTTCTGCATCATCTTAAGATCCGATGGTGAGCGGCAGGGACGAGATTACATTGGTGAGGTTGAAGAAGGGCTCACGGTCCTGTCAGACGCCATCAGGATCTACCCGGAATATGAGAGAATCAGGATCGATAACTGTGGACTTGTATTTACTTTCTGA